tgaaaattttttttcctttcatacccgattaaaatcatttttcagaaaattttcaaatttttttacccaacccaaaaaaagttatgagtttttcaaaaataaggcttttattttatcaaatagctataacttcttcaagaattgactaatcgggacgttttttttttcaaaatttttgtcattgaatgtactttaaaaaaaaaaaatacaaaaaaattttatgatgataaactctatgaaattttcagtttttttgaaaaaaaccgtgattttcttaaagtacgtcatgttttattttttttttttattttctcaaaaaaaacttcatttaatgctgcaatttttcccgccaatcctagagtgggccgactattccttctatttttttttatcaattgaaaaaaaaatttttgcccagTTGGGTTTATTTTGCTAAACATCAgtctggaaatttttgaggaTTTATAGATGACATCCGGCTTTGAAGAATTGAgacgaaaaaattcattgatagTGGTAATCCTCCAAAATAAGCCCAActgggcaaaaatttttttttcaattgataaaaaaaaatagaaggaatagtcggcccactctaggattggcgggaaaaattgcagcattaaatgaagttttttttgagaaaataaaaaaaaaaataaaacatgacgtactttaagaaaatcacggtttttttcaaaaaaactgaaaatttcatagagtttatcatcataaaatttttttgttttttttttttaaagtacattcaatgacaaaaattttgaaaaaaaaaacgtcccgattagtcaattcttgaagaagttatagctatttgataaaataaaagccttatttttgaaaaactcataactttttttgggttgggtaaaaaaatttgaaaattttctgaaaaatgattttaatcgggtataaaaggaaaaaaaattttcagccaaatcgaaaggggtcggggtcaaaagtggtcgatttggcgtggaatgccccatatacataagtgtaaaacgttcgttttacacacgatatgtgttgattttgacgaatctttttttactgtgtataactaaataaagtatcttattaataaatttttttatcgaataaaatgataaagCTGAGTGGATTGATGTGCAATAGTGCCTCATGTTTACGAGAATAGGTTGTACGTTATGTGTACCTTACACCACGTTATGTGAATGTACCGTTAGTAGCCTATGGCACTGTACTACCTTGTCCCTTTGATCTTTCTGACTTCTTCTCTGCTGTTTTAGTACACCccgtttaaaatattttttatcaactttcACAATATCTGTAcagaaaaaaactaatttgaaCCAAGAAGAATTTACTTAACCCAAGATTATTAGTATGAAaagaaattttggaaaattcaaaagtgtACACCTCattcatttcatttcatttttaatcattgcttttattttataatataatatttttttttttttaatcatgaatttttatttaacttttaaattattaatttgattttttcatttcttattttcaattaattcatCAATAACAAtctttaatgaataaattcgtTAGACTCCGACCAATGTTAGGTTTCATCCCGGATGTGATGGTGGAATCGTCAGGAAGGCACCTCCATCACATCCTGCCTCATACCTAACTTTGaagttaccataaaattataaatgggtTGGACCTACAGGACACCGACCTTCttacggttttaaataaaattaattattatgtatttagttttaatttagttattaataatcGATCAATTAGCAGCGCCATCTATGTGCACGTATCCCAACTTAATCGTATCTGTTCGCCTCCATCAGCAACTTAGATGTTCTGCGCTCGTTTTTATATGTTATGGGGAGACTTTTTCAGTATATCTTAGAGCAAACGGTGAGGTTTCGTTCTTGaaagatgaaaattttgaattcaaaattctttaaagaaaaaaaacgtctgaattagtccattttttaaaaagttacagctctttgaaaaaaagtcttatttcgTCAAGTTCTACAAGAATTCGCGGTCATTTGACGGTACCACGGAAACCATACTTCCTCACGGGATGTACTATCACTAcctatcttttttttttttttttattaaaaaaaaaaataaagttacaaGAACTTCGGGAACACAGTTCCATTGAGCCTAATAAAACAGTACACAAAAATTacatcaaatttataaaattaaaaaaaatcaacagaCTGTAATATCTCTTCCATTAAAAAATGGATCGCCCACAAGCTCACCGCAGGTACAGACCCTGCTGCCATCTAGCTCTGCGCTTCTAAGCTACACTATCTATTTTTATCTAACTCACGTAACAGCATCATCTACTGTGCTTTTAATGTACTACGTGCAGGCAGTTACTCCAGCGGTCACAACAAGAGCGCGAAATTCAAAAtctgtttttttgtaattattgcatgctatatatatttttttcatacaaagttctttgtttctattttgaaatatttctttatacTTGTATTTATTCTGAATATTAAATCATAAGCAAATTATGAaacgtaatatttttttagctcaaaaatattcttttcgatgtggaaaaaaacaattgtaaaATTGAGGTCAAACGCGTATAATGCGtgaattttgtaatttccaaatttttttactttgtgaaaTGAACATCTTAAATTGTGAGGACCTTTTTGTTGATCATTTCATTTCCAGTTGGgtggaaaaatttgaaaaaattatgaggaatatttttgatggtatagaaaaagagaaaaaattttcagccaaatctaaaGAAGCCGGGtcggtaaaatatttaaatttaccgcgcaagtaatgataaaaatataaaaaatttcgagtatattccctgcttaaaaaatctgatagatttttatagctgtatgtataaggtcctatacttaactatagcacttctcatgGAACTCTTTCTTAAAAGTTACCGCCTTGAAAAAATTACCGAAGAGTATCAGTCACTTATGTCCACCCCCCAGTTGTTCGTTCTTCTAGTTGGGATACTATGACTTCAAATATTATTGAGGATTAATTTATGACCAGGTAAGAAATCCGAAAGCGCAgaatctaattattttaagaatgtaaatataatagCAGACAGCACCAATAAGACTGGctgcaataatttttcataaaatctaACCTCAAAGTGTTCAGAACAAGTGTCCAGCAGCAATTGATCGAaagctattatttatatcagtaaatcaaaaatatttttatcaaaatgacAATTACTCGTGGAAATTTAGTTTCCGCAATTCATGCAAACGATATCAAGAAATTTAAGAAGTTATTGaaatcatcaaaaatatcaaGACTTCCTATTCTTCATGGAGGTTACAGTTTACTTAAACTTGCTCTTCAACACAAACGTATTGAAATTGCCGAGTTATTGACAACAAAAAATGCcgtaaaagtaaataaaaaaacaaatcattcaTTAAACACTCCATTACACGACGCAGTTAGATTGGGGCAGTCAAAAATAGTCAAACATCTCGTTTCAATGGGCGCCAATGTAAATATTCCTGGAAGACATAACGCAACTGCTCTCCACGTGGCTGCAAAATACGGACACTTTAAAATCATGGAATACCTTTTGGAAAATGGCGCCAATGTGCGCGTCGTATGTACGGGAAGAAACTATAAGGGATACACTCCTTTGCACTTTGCCTGCCAAGGAAATCATTTAAAATGTGTGCGATTACTTCTGAGGCACAATGCTGCTGTAAAAGCGACTAATTCTGGTGACATTGAACCAGTCCACATTGCAGTCAGCTCActcaacataaaaataatatctttGCTCTTAAATTACAACGCTGATGTTAACGCTCGTTTTCGTAATGAATTTTACCCATTGTTGGGCTTTAATTTGCATTATCGATATGCTGACCAAAATTTTACTCTATTGCTTTGTGCAATTAGCCGGCAATCGACAAAAGTTGTCAAGTTATTGCTAGACTACGGAGCAGATGTCAAAATGCGGGCTCACATATCAATGGTTACACCTCTGATAGAAGCTATCGAAACAAATGATCCGGAAATGGTCGAACTTATTTTAGATAATGGAGGAGCTGCTTTCGTAAATGTTTATTCTTTTATGGGTATTGCACCTCTACATCATGTAATAATGAGTGCTGACACTTTAGCTTCTGCGTACTCGGAAAAAGAGAGTACTTTTATTgctgaaaaattgaaaataattgaaatgcTTTTAGCAGCCGGCGCTgatataaatagtaaattattttcaagaaattattcCAACTGGACTATTCTCGAAATCTCTATTTATTTTGGATACAAACAAATTCTtcactatattttatttcacacgGACATTGATTTGACTAATTTAGATTACAGTACAGTCGAACTGGCGAAATTTAATGACCATTTATTAACGGATGACATTCAGGACTTGGAATATATAAACACATGTAAAGATATTTACAAACAAATAACTtatgatattatttttgagaTACTCAGGAGAAAAGAGGCGGGTTTATTTTCAAACGAAGAAACTTTGATGAGAATTAATTATCCTCCGACACATATTGATGTTGGTGAAGATGAACATCTAGATAGAATGGAAAAGATAAAAGAAGAAATCAATGGCGTAGTTTCTGAAATGAAAACGGAGAAAATTAGCAGTAGCGATATTACTTTTTGGAAAATTCTTACTGTAGGTAGTAATGATTTGGTAAAACTTGCCTTCAATGAAAACCTGCGTAAGCTTTGTATAGAAAATTATGAAGGtaaatattgtatatattatcatattttaaaaaaacgtctTGATTATGCTATCGGAAAAAGTATTTCGTTGGAAAAAGCTCTGGGATTACTTGATGTGTTGGTAAAAAATCAGTTACCTTACGATTGTAGGGAACgcattgttaattttttagatgatgacgaattgaatttttttgtaagcgCTAAGACTTATGTTTAAAATCAATTGCAGTTTTACaaagtcttttaaattaattttataaagttgacGTTACAAATCTTATAAACTTTTAACCCGCGAATTGATAACTTGTTGGTAGAGAAGAAGTCTTTTATAGCTgcagttaatttaaaatggcCGTTGATAAGCCTGAGAAATATATAAACGGACGAAGGCAGAACATATTTCTTCTTTCTCAccgtaattatttttgataatttataaaaattcattttatacttatgtttattttcaataaaaattataattcacttagagcattttattaattcgtatatttatttattttctacataCAAAACTCTTGATattttacatacattttttttataaatttttataaatagacCAGCAGCAATAACGATCAGAGAAAGGGTGACagttacataattttatttttacatcgaaaaacaaaaatctttACGAGTTCACGGAGATGAAATGATAGGAATCTCTTATAAATACTGTAGACTACAGAGGAATGATTATATGTAATATTTCAGGCATGGTTTCTATAAATATAGAAactgttcccataatattatggcaTATTCATTTCTATAATTTTCTCTCCGCATGGTTTACAAAATATAAGCGAACCTGTAGTTAGATTAAAAATAGAATCGAATCAGTAACTAAATTGGGCTTCCATTTCCTCGATCGTCGTGAAAGCGAGACGAGTTacgtaactaaaaaataatattaaaaaaattatcacccTCGCAGTTACGGACTAATAACATTCAATATTTCAAATCGATCTACATCATTAGCAAAGCGACAAGTGTCGCAGGTGTTTTACGTTTCAAATGCTTTCATATATTTCTATCCAATTGCTATCATCAGTTATTTATCatcttaattaatttccaATCATGAATAGTTATCTAAATCTATCTTCctatttaatcataattagattaattatcaattccGTCTATGTGCCCAATAATATATGAGATCTTCGTTGAAAACTTCGGAAGTTATCAAAATTTGATGTGATTTGTGATTAtcaaataaagataaaatttttatcactttctaatggaaatttttaattaataaatcaatatttttatctacGATTTTCATCGGCTCGGTGATTTTTCATTGAACATGAGATTTTATTTACTCTACCGACaatattacatatttataagtaaaaaacaCTAACTGAAATCGCttacccgcatgaaaaaatatatatcccaGCAAAATAGATGTATATCCGTCTTATATCTTTAGTATTGTCATATGCATGCTATTTTGCCGGCATATATTCCCGGATATGTCTTTTTCCGTGCAGGAATCTATagctttttcattttatttatatatgccTACAGTAAATCTCTTGAATCTCGTGTCATTAGTGCGTAAAATACATGAAATTGTTTGATAATGTAGTGTTCTTTATATTGTTCCTCAACATTTCTACTTTCAAGCATAGCTTCCTTGGCTCAGTGGTCTAGGGGTATGATTCTCGCTTTGGGTGCGAGAGGTCCCGGGTTCAAATCCCGGCTGAGCCCTGatatttttgcattttttaaaaaaatctatgatcaatttttttttcaaaattaatatttttataaaattacaaaactaaaaacaagaacactaatgaaattttgaatttttagtaCCAAATTGAGATAAAATATCGATATATAAAACTTGGAACCAAACTTgatagaggaaaaaaatatatgaacaattgaaaaacaatttataagGTAAAAGCTCTAATtattgatgatactgaagttagcagacgtccaatagtttttttatttttttaagccgataaattataaaaaaaaaaaaacgttttgaaaaattgcacttctagtttttttaattttctacaagtgcatatttttttttttttttttttgtaattgattttttgaaaaaaaaaatccgaaaatttttaattgtctgctaacttcaggatcataattattGACACTATAAGAGACAAGATtgtaattccatttttttaaacgtatcaacgattaatattattgaattttaattttaccattGTCTTATTTAGTCTTTTAACTAaacaaattcatatttttttataataataaattacatttactaattaatttaaagcgATAAAATAAGTTACCCGGATACACCAATTATTGACAGGTTAAAAACCCGACTGATCTAACTATTGACATGCTGTTGTTCCAATTATTGACACCCTTAATGCGCATATCTCACTGATCTGTTgaacttttatatttactttttgaaaatgaggttaatttttaatttaattaaataaatatttattttataatatttttcaatcacctttattttaaactcgaaactaataaaaatgttttttaattaaataaaaatcaattaatcatttttttaataacaacttAATATTATACATATGTCAGCGTGGGTTCTCGAATATTATGgtttaagtttttaatagatttatgtttgaaaaaaaagacgtTATGGCGCTGTCTAGTGACCTGTCAATATGAGATACAACTTCAATATTATgtactaattattgacatccactattttataattaaaaagcttataatttactgtaaatatatgatattgttaaattttcatattttatttatttattaaaaaaaagttgatgtgattagatggaaaaaataattaaaaatcatcctTTCAAAAGACTGCTTTTCTAACCGCAATAGTTAAGAAAATTGACGCTCACAAGCTGTTTCGATAGACtcgaatgaattttattttttttattaatgaatatttaatattttcactaacaataatttttcttcgatttcttaaattatatagattgtttaaaaatgtatacgatcattattaatatattaggTAATTAAATATGTTCTAAAATAGGATAGGGCGTCAATAATTGGACCCCCGTCAATGATTGGTGCTTTTACCTTATacttcttatatatttttattcatgaaATATCTAATAAAACATGAGCGTGAATTTAACTGACAAgtgggaatttttaaaatttttgaacaaataaatacaatgtaagaagaataaaaattcaaaaatgtgtTTTTTAGATCAATCGAAAATCAGTTCgcgcgtttttttaaatttcatttcaggtcatttatttataaaatgtctcatgtctgctacattcactcataataaaaaccatttgcaataaaccatttaaaaatatgatcctgaagttagcagacatttaaaaatttttgaattttcgtttttcaataaatcaactgcaaaaaaataatataaaaatatgcacatgtagaaaatttaaaaaactacaggtgcaattttttcaaatattttttttttaattttttatcgtctaaagaaaaatcaaaaaattattagacgtctgctaacttcagtatcatttaaatgagtgtgaatgtaccagacatcagaaaaatttaaaattatgaataaatagagtaaataattaataaaataaaatttaaaaaaatgcgcacttaaaaaattttgaaattaataagtgcatttttataaatattattttttaaattatttactctatttatttataatttaaaatttgtctgatgtctgttacattcacactcattcatttaaaaattcccaGTTTGAATTTTCGCGCGCTTGAAAATTAACCCCCACTCGAACTAAAACTCAGAAATGGCCGCGGCGCTTGCGCACACGTATTTTTAAATCCATCAGAGGCACAAAAACACAGCTGGTCTATGATCTCCTCAATTCTCAATGATTCCAATCGCGAGCTGACGGTTGGATGCTGTCCATGTGATAAatccattattaattttaacgaCACAcagttaacttttaaataaatatctctGTGTTAGtgcgataaaataatataacccataaataattatttaaataagtgaTATTGTTTATGTGCTTTGGTGATTGTGCTAAATGTTCTGGGCCCTTTTACCGCCCTGTCACCacgaggatttttttttccttcaacaCAAAGGAATCTGAAGTGACTCAAGCGTCCTTTCGGTGAGCTCACCttcattttatcttttttaattataaacaaactttcatctcatatttatttatacttaaataTCTCTTCCTTTATTATACATCATTACTATCAAATCATACATCACCATGTCCACGTATTTACTTTTTCGGTTTTGATAAGATTACAGACTTTTATTTATGACGGATATTTACTGTAGTACTGTATcatattgtatatttttttaaactcaataccaccatatatatgtatatatatatatacatacatgtatttGAGTAACGTCTTCATCATCGTTATCTActgatgagtgtgaatgtagcagacgtcagacaaatttaaaattataaataaatagagtaaataatttttaaattttttaaacgcgcgttttttaaaaatttaattttattaattatttataattttaaatttgtctactGAAACATTCAGCTGATGTCTGATCATTACAATCTTACAAAAGCATCAATAGATAAAATGTCaaatgatgaataaaataaaatatgaaaaatataaattctgtcctcgtaaagaaaatccaTGACTTGAActccatttaaaaaatcactggCTTTGTGATATTTGTCTTTTTAAGTGCATATTGAATGGCTAAAAAGACCTCGAGTGTCTTTCTGAGACTATTTCAAGatcatttttactaaaaaaaatattttcctcaTTCCGTACTTCTatttcatctaaaaaaaaaattcaataacgacaacaacaacaatgaAAATTACAAACGTCATTTTTCTGACGTCTGACATTTATCCAAGTTGCGTTTaaaaacagtaaataaaaaatgctaatgggaatttaaatttaaagtatgtcgtaaaaataaatttaattaaattgtttattagcTGATATTGATTAAGCTCGATCGTTTAATGAGTTTTAGTATCGATTAAAACAAATGTTTAGTTTGTGATGTAAAATAGTGAAGGCTTTTAAATACAAGACTCAATACAATTACGATATTGATAAGACATTCTCTTTTTTCTTGATTTTGCTCTTGCTCTTAATCTTGtttttatatctttatatattacatttacatgt
The Microplitis mediator isolate UGA2020A chromosome 6, iyMicMedi2.1, whole genome shotgun sequence genome window above contains:
- the LOC130669808 gene encoding ankyrin-1-like, whose amino-acid sequence is MTITRGNLVSAIHANDIKKFKKLLKSSKISRLPILHGGYSLLKLALQHKRIEIAELLTTKNAVKVNKKTNHSLNTPLHDAVRLGQSKIVKHLVSMGANVNIPGRHNATALHVAAKYGHFKIMEYLLENGANVRVVCTGRNYKGYTPLHFACQGNHLKCVRLLLRHNAAVKATNSGDIEPVHIAVSSLNIKIISLLLNYNADVNARFRNEFYPLLGFNLHYRYADQNFTLLLCAISRQSTKVVKLLLDYGADVKMRAHISMVTPLIEAIETNDPEMVELILDNGGAAFVNVYSFMGIAPLHHVIMSADTLASAYSEKESTFIAEKLKIIEMLLAAGADINSKLFSRNYSNWTILEISIYFGYKQILHYILFHTDIDLTNLDYSTVELAKFNDHLLTDDIQDLEYINTCKDIYKQITYDIIFEILRRKEAGLFSNEETLMRINYPPTHIDVGEDEHLDRMEKIKEEINGVVSEMKTEKISSSDITFWKILTVGSNDLVKLAFNENLRKLCIENYEGKYCIYYHILKKRLDYAIGKSISLEKALGLLDVLVKNQLPYDCRERIVNFLDDDELNFFVSAKTYV